Proteins encoded by one window of Luteimonas yindakuii:
- a CDS encoding efflux RND transporter periplasmic adaptor subunit — protein sequence MSMRPRLIALAASALLLAACGGEQEQPAPPPPEVGVVTVQPSTVPMTKDLVGRLGAYRSADVRARVPGVVQRRVYEEGSDVSEGDVLFVIDPAPFQADLSAAQASLARAEANAANARSMAERARRLAPENFISRSDLDNALAAERSATAAVQAARASVDSARINLGYATVRAPISGRAGKQQVTEGALVGQGTATLLTTVDQIDPLYVNFSLSLAELEDLRGRQLQNAGPVAVEVLLQDGSVYPHPGELDFSGDVVDPATGAVSLRATLPNPDRRLLPGAYVTLQATMGEQSGLYLLPQRALQRDAVGGYVMVVGADGKVARRDVTVDRAQAGQWVVSQGLSPGEQVIVSGLQRVRPDAQAVAVPWQPTVPGAAAGAPGAGAAAGAAATAPAEGAGAAGDAADPAAAEAATQPSDAAPADSQD from the coding sequence ATGTCGATGCGCCCGCGCCTGATCGCGCTTGCCGCCAGTGCCCTCCTGCTTGCCGCCTGCGGTGGCGAACAGGAGCAGCCCGCGCCGCCGCCGCCCGAAGTCGGCGTGGTCACGGTGCAGCCGTCGACGGTGCCGATGACCAAGGACCTGGTGGGCCGCCTCGGCGCCTACCGCAGCGCCGATGTCCGTGCACGCGTGCCGGGCGTGGTGCAGCGGCGCGTCTACGAGGAAGGCAGCGACGTCAGCGAAGGCGACGTGCTGTTCGTGATCGATCCTGCGCCGTTCCAGGCCGACCTCAGTGCGGCCCAGGCGTCGCTGGCGCGGGCCGAGGCCAACGCCGCCAACGCGCGTTCGATGGCCGAGCGCGCGCGTCGGCTGGCGCCCGAGAACTTCATCTCGCGTTCCGACCTCGACAACGCGCTGGCCGCCGAGCGCAGCGCAACCGCCGCGGTGCAGGCCGCCCGCGCGTCGGTGGACTCGGCGCGGATCAACCTCGGCTACGCCACCGTGCGTGCGCCGATCTCCGGGCGCGCCGGCAAGCAGCAGGTCACCGAGGGTGCGCTGGTCGGGCAGGGCACCGCGACGCTGCTGACCACCGTCGACCAGATCGACCCGCTGTACGTGAACTTCTCGCTCAGCCTCGCCGAGCTCGAGGACCTGCGCGGCCGCCAGCTGCAGAACGCGGGCCCGGTGGCGGTGGAGGTGCTGCTGCAGGACGGCAGCGTGTATCCGCATCCAGGCGAGCTGGATTTCTCCGGTGACGTGGTCGACCCGGCCACCGGCGCGGTGTCGCTGCGCGCGACCCTGCCCAACCCCGACCGTCGCCTGCTGCCGGGTGCCTACGTGACCCTGCAGGCGACGATGGGCGAGCAGTCGGGCCTCTATCTGCTGCCGCAGCGCGCGCTGCAACGCGATGCCGTCGGCGGCTACGTGATGGTGGTGGGCGCCGACGGCAAGGTCGCGCGGCGCGACGTGACCGTCGACCGCGCGCAGGCGGGCCAGTGGGTGGTCAGCCAGGGGCTGTCGCCGGGCGAGCAGGTCATCGTCTCGGGGCTGCAGCGCGTGCGCCCGGATGCCCAGGCCGTCGCGGTGCCGTGGCAGCCGACCGTGCCCGGCGCGGCGGCGGGCGCCCCCGGCGCCGGAGCCGCAGCCGGAGCTGCAGCGACCGCACCCGCGGAGGGAGCTGGCGCGGCCGGCGATGCCGCGGATCCGGCTGCCGCCGAGGCCGCCACCCAGCCGAGTGATGCCGCCCCTGCCGACAGCCAGGACTGA
- a CDS encoding multidrug efflux RND transporter permease subunit, with amino-acid sequence MPKFFINHPVFAWVISILISLSGLIAVLNMGVESYPNVAPPQVTVGASYPGADARTTEQAVTQVIEQQLTGIDNLLYFSSSSSSSGRASITLTFQTGTDPDIAQVQVQNKVALATPRLPTQVTQQGVVVAKANSGFLMVVALRSSNPAIDRNSLNNMIGASVLEQIARVPGVGSTQQFGSEYAMNVWLNPERLQGFGLSASEVLAAVRSQNVQFAAGSIGADPAPAGQGFTATVSAEGRFASPEEFENIILRADADGSTVRLRDVARLEVGASGYGFDTRFNGVPTGAFAIQLLPGANALTVAEAVTSRMDELATSFPEGVEWFSPFDSTTFVTMSIKEVMVTLLEAVVLVFLVMLLFLQNLRATIIPTLVIPVALLGTFLGLSLLGFTVNQLTLFAMVLSIGIVVDDAIIVIENVERIMAEEHLPPREATIKAMGQITGAVVAITVVLAAVFIPSALQGGASGEIYKQFAITIAISMGFSAFLALGFTPALCATFLKQHEQGEKKQNVVFRTFNRYYEKTSGVYVRHITGAVRHAPKWMLVFVVIVALAGLLFTRLPSSFVPEEDQGYAMAIVQLPPGATLQRTQAVFEDVRATLEQLPGYESMMQVAGFSFVGQGENVGMAFIKLTDWGEREGTVNDFLQQANGALYGIRDAQIFVVNLPTIQGLGQFGGFDMYLQDRAGAGRDALQAARNQLLGAAAQQPDLLQGVRPNTLEDAPQLRLTVDRVQAQAMGLSVGDIYNAIQLMLAPVYVNDYFSDGRIRRVNMRADAPYRTDPGSLNRFYTPAAQPGEDGGRAMIPLSNVVDAQWITSTPSLTRYNGYAAVNIVGGAAPGRSSGEAMQAMEDIVDNELPAGFGYDWAGMSYQEIIAGNTATLLLVLSVVVVFLALAALYESWSIPVAVLLIVPLGILGAVVFTMLRPGLSNDIFFKIGMITVIGLAAKNAILIVEFAVQQLGEGKKLGEAVIEAARLRFRPILMTSFAFVMGVAPMALSTGAGANARHALGTGVIGGMLFATFLGLLFIPLFFVVVRRVLGDKLDEPSRAMQAKHHAESNAAV; translated from the coding sequence ATGCCCAAGTTCTTCATCAACCACCCGGTCTTCGCCTGGGTCATCTCGATCCTGATCTCGCTGTCGGGGCTGATCGCCGTGCTCAACATGGGCGTGGAGTCGTACCCGAACGTGGCGCCGCCGCAGGTCACCGTGGGCGCCTCGTACCCCGGCGCCGATGCGCGCACCACCGAGCAGGCGGTGACCCAGGTCATCGAGCAGCAGCTCACCGGCATCGACAACCTGCTGTACTTCAGCTCGAGCTCGAGCTCGTCGGGCCGTGCCAGCATCACCCTGACCTTCCAGACCGGCACCGACCCGGACATCGCCCAGGTGCAGGTGCAGAACAAGGTCGCGCTGGCGACGCCGCGCCTGCCCACCCAGGTCACCCAGCAGGGCGTGGTGGTGGCGAAGGCCAACTCGGGCTTCCTGATGGTGGTGGCGCTGCGGTCGAGCAATCCCGCGATCGATCGCAATTCGCTCAACAACATGATCGGCGCCAGCGTTCTGGAGCAGATCGCGCGCGTGCCCGGCGTCGGCAGCACCCAGCAGTTCGGCTCCGAGTACGCCATGAACGTCTGGCTCAACCCGGAGCGCCTGCAGGGCTTCGGGCTGTCGGCCAGCGAGGTGCTGGCGGCGGTGCGGTCGCAGAACGTGCAGTTCGCCGCCGGTTCGATCGGTGCCGATCCCGCCCCAGCGGGCCAGGGCTTCACCGCCACGGTCTCGGCGGAAGGGCGCTTCGCGTCGCCGGAGGAGTTCGAGAACATCATCCTGCGCGCCGACGCCGACGGCTCCACCGTGCGCCTGCGCGATGTCGCCCGGCTCGAGGTCGGTGCCTCCGGCTACGGCTTCGATACCCGCTTCAACGGTGTGCCCACGGGCGCGTTCGCGATCCAGCTGTTGCCCGGTGCCAACGCGCTCACCGTGGCCGAGGCGGTCACCTCGCGCATGGACGAACTGGCGACCAGCTTCCCCGAGGGCGTGGAGTGGTTCAGCCCGTTCGACAGCACCACCTTCGTCACCATGTCGATCAAGGAAGTGATGGTGACGCTGCTGGAAGCAGTGGTGCTGGTGTTCCTGGTGATGCTGCTGTTCCTGCAGAACCTGCGCGCGACCATCATCCCGACGCTGGTGATCCCGGTCGCGCTGCTCGGCACCTTCCTCGGCCTGTCGTTGCTGGGTTTCACCGTCAACCAGCTGACGCTGTTCGCGATGGTGCTGTCGATCGGCATCGTCGTCGACGACGCCATCATCGTGATCGAGAACGTCGAACGCATCATGGCCGAGGAACACCTGCCGCCACGCGAGGCGACCATCAAGGCGATGGGGCAGATCACCGGCGCGGTGGTGGCCATCACCGTGGTGCTGGCGGCGGTGTTCATCCCCAGTGCTCTGCAGGGCGGCGCCTCGGGCGAGATCTACAAGCAGTTCGCGATCACCATCGCCATCTCGATGGGCTTCTCGGCATTCCTGGCACTGGGCTTCACCCCGGCGCTGTGCGCGACCTTCCTCAAGCAGCACGAGCAGGGCGAGAAGAAGCAGAACGTCGTGTTCCGCACCTTCAACCGCTACTACGAGAAGACCAGCGGCGTGTACGTGCGCCATATCACCGGGGCGGTACGCCATGCGCCGAAGTGGATGCTGGTGTTCGTGGTGATCGTGGCGCTCGCCGGGCTGCTGTTCACCCGGCTGCCGTCGAGCTTCGTGCCCGAAGAGGACCAGGGCTATGCGATGGCCATCGTGCAGCTGCCGCCGGGTGCCACCCTGCAGCGCACGCAGGCGGTGTTTGAGGACGTGCGTGCGACGCTGGAACAGCTGCCCGGCTACGAGAGCATGATGCAGGTGGCCGGCTTCAGCTTCGTCGGCCAAGGCGAGAACGTCGGTATGGCCTTCATCAAGCTCACCGACTGGGGCGAGCGCGAGGGCACCGTCAACGACTTCCTGCAGCAGGCGAACGGCGCGCTGTATGGCATCCGCGACGCGCAGATCTTCGTGGTCAACCTGCCGACCATCCAGGGCCTGGGGCAGTTCGGCGGCTTCGACATGTACCTGCAGGACCGTGCCGGCGCCGGACGCGATGCGTTGCAGGCCGCGCGCAACCAGCTGCTGGGCGCGGCCGCGCAGCAGCCGGACCTGCTGCAGGGCGTGCGCCCGAACACGCTCGAGGACGCACCCCAGCTCAGGCTCACGGTCGACCGCGTGCAGGCCCAGGCGATGGGGCTGTCGGTGGGTGACATCTACAACGCGATACAGCTGATGCTGGCGCCGGTGTACGTCAACGACTACTTCTCGGACGGACGCATCCGCCGCGTCAACATGCGCGCCGACGCGCCGTACCGCACCGATCCCGGCTCGCTCAACCGGTTTTACACCCCGGCCGCGCAGCCAGGCGAGGACGGCGGCCGGGCGATGATCCCGCTGTCCAACGTGGTCGATGCGCAGTGGATCACCAGCACGCCGTCGCTGACCCGTTACAACGGCTACGCCGCGGTCAACATCGTCGGCGGTGCGGCGCCGGGGCGCAGCTCGGGCGAGGCGATGCAGGCGATGGAGGACATCGTCGACAACGAACTTCCGGCCGGCTTCGGCTACGACTGGGCGGGCATGTCGTACCAGGAGATCATCGCCGGCAACACCGCCACGCTGCTGCTGGTGCTGTCGGTGGTGGTGGTGTTCCTGGCGCTCGCAGCGCTGTACGAGAGCTGGTCGATCCCGGTCGCGGTGCTGCTGATCGTGCCGCTGGGCATCCTCGGCGCGGTGGTGTTCACCATGCTGCGGCCGGGGCTGTCCAACGACATCTTCTTCAAGATCGGCATGATCACGGTGATCGGCCTGGCGGCGAAGAACGCAATCCTCATCGTCGAGTTCGCGGTGCAGCAGCTCGGGGAAGGCAAGAAGCTGGGCGAGGCGGTGATCGAGGCCGCACGGCTGCGCTTCCGCCCGATCCTGATGACCTCGTTCGCCTTCGTCATGGGCGTGGCGCCGATGGCATTGTCGACCGGCGCCGGTGCCAATGCCCGCCACGCACTGGGCACCGGCGTGATCGGCGGCATGCTGTTCGCCACCTTCCTCGGCCTGTTGTTCATCCCGCTGTTCTTCGTGGTCGTGCGCCGCGTGCTCGGCGACAAACTCGACGAGCCGTCGCGCGCGATGCAGGCGAAGCACCACGCGGAGTCCAACGCAGCGGTTTGA
- the bioD gene encoding dethiobiotin synthase, which translates to MAAAGVLVTGTDTGVGKSLCSVALLHALRAQGLRAVGMKPVAAGCEPTADGLRNEDAVALLEASAPRPSYADVNPWALPEPTAPQLAARAAGVRVELAPVLAAHARLAANADVVVVEGAGGWLSPLGDGIEHADLARALQLPVLLVVGLRLGCLSHARLSAQAIEADGCRLIGWVASAVDPAFERRDDYLDLLRAALPAPCLGVLPHVPAADPALLAPNLAPAASAIAGRR; encoded by the coding sequence GTGGCCGCCGCCGGCGTGCTGGTCACCGGCACCGATACCGGCGTCGGCAAGAGCCTGTGCAGCGTGGCGCTGCTGCACGCACTGCGTGCGCAGGGCCTGCGCGCGGTCGGCATGAAGCCGGTCGCGGCGGGCTGCGAGCCGACGGCCGATGGGCTGCGCAACGAGGATGCGGTCGCGCTGCTGGAGGCCAGCGCACCGCGCCCGTCGTATGCCGACGTCAACCCGTGGGCACTGCCGGAGCCGACCGCACCGCAGCTCGCAGCGCGTGCGGCGGGGGTGCGGGTGGAACTGGCGCCGGTACTGGCCGCGCATGCGCGCCTGGCCGCGAACGCCGACGTGGTGGTGGTGGAGGGCGCAGGCGGCTGGCTGTCGCCACTGGGCGATGGCATCGAGCACGCCGATCTGGCGCGCGCGCTGCAACTGCCGGTGCTGCTGGTAGTCGGCCTGCGGCTGGGCTGCCTCAGCCATGCACGGCTGAGCGCGCAGGCAATCGAAGCCGACGGTTGCCGGCTGATCGGGTGGGTCGCCAGCGCGGTCGATCCGGCGTTCGAGCGCCGCGACGACTACCTGGACCTGTTGCGCGCCGCACTGCCCGCGCCGTGCCTGGGCGTGCTGCCGCATGTGCCGGCTGCCGATCCCGCTTTGCTGGCTCCCAACCTGGCGCCCGCCGCATCAGCGATCGCCGGACGGCGGTGA